In the Pseudoalteromonas rubra genome, TTAGAACTCAATCTGTACGAGTGCCCACACAGATGATTGCTTCATATTTTTAAAGAACAAATAACTAACCTCAGTTAGTTACCGCAGCCTAGCTGCGAAGTGGAGCGCCATATTAACCGCTTCACTTTTAAAGTCAACTAGAAAATTTAATTTTTCTTAATTAAGCTTTCCGTTTGGCTTTCCCCTCACTTAGCTCGTTGCTTTTCAGCGTTGTGCTCCGTGTCGGTGGATGCGCATTATAGGGAAATCGAAAACCATTGCAACCCCTTTTTTGATCTTTTTGATCATTTATCTTTAAACCCTCAATACTGGCAGTAATTACGTAGATAAGATGCAATCTTTTCAACAAGTTCTATATTTAATTATTGCGATATTTGATTAAGTCGTTAATATAGCAACCTTTCTTGTTAAATTAATGTGTATTCAACGTTTTTTGGTAGATCCTTATGAATATTCTCGATCGTAAGACACTATTTACTGTACTTCTCCTGGCAATACTGAGCTACGCGCTCGGTCATTTTGTACTGCTAAATAGTCAAGTAGATCCCGCCCTATTATTGGCGCTAGGCATCATAATTGGAGGTATTGCTTCAGCATTTGCTTCCTCAACAGGAAATACTGGTAGTAGTAGCATCAGTGGTTCGGTAGAAACAACCACACTCTATGTCGGTAATTTACCCTACAGAGCAAATGAACAAGTTGTCCGCGAATTGTTCGAAGAAAAGGGACAGGTTTTTTCGGTTCGTTTGCTTAAAGATAAGAACACGGGTAAACGCCGAGGGTTTGGTTTTGTAGAAATGCCGCAGCCTGATGCTTTAAAAGCCATCAACGAACTCAATGAATCTGAGTTTCAGCAACGTACGTTAAAAGTCAGAGAAGCGAAACAAAAACAAGAGTCACTGACCACTAACGATCAAGACTGATCTCATTCATTTTATAACAGCTCGTTGTACACACTAACAGGGGTGGTACCAATCAGGTTACCACCCCTTTTTTATTTCTACACGTTATCTTCGCACTTGCATAAAGCAATATCGAAATGCACCCACTATGCCTCGATGCTTTAAAAGCCATCAACGAACTCAATGGATCTGAGCTTCAGCAACGTACGTTAAAAGTCAGAGAAGCGAAACAAAAACAAGAGTCACTGACCACTAACGATCAAGACTGATCTCATTCATTTTATAACAGCTCGTTGTACACACTAACAGGGGTGGTACCAATCAGGTTACCACCCCTTTTTTATTTCTACACGTTATCTTCGCACTTGCATAAAGCAATATCGAAATGCACCCACTATGCCTCGATGCTTTAAAAGCCATCAACGAACTCAATGGATCTGAGCTTCAGCAACGTACGTTAAAAGTCAGAGAAGCGAAACAAAAACAAGAGTCACTGACCACTAACGATCAAGACTGATCTCATTCATTTTATAACAGCTCGTTGTACACACTAACAGGGGTGCTACCAATCAGGTTACCACCCCTTTTTTATTTCTACACGTTATCTTCGCACTTGCATAAAGCAATATTGAAATGCCCCCACTATGCCCCGATGCTTTAAAAGCCATCAACGAACTCAATGGATCTGAGTTTCAGCAACGTACGTTAAAAGTCAGAGAAGCGAAACAAAAACAAGAGTCACTGACCACTAACGATCAAGACTGATCTCATTCATTTTATAACAGCTCGTTGTACACACTAACAGGGGTGGTGCCAATCAGGTTACCACCCCTTTTTTATTTCTACACGTTATCTTCGCACTTGCATAAAGCAATATCGAAAAATGGATCTGAGTTTCAGCAACGTACGTTAAAAGTCAGAGAAGCGAAACAAAAACAAGAGTCACTGACCACTAACGATCAAGACTGATCTCATTCATTTTATAACAGCTCGTTGTACACACTAACAGGGGTGGTGCCAATCAGGTTACCACCCCTTTTTTATTTCTACACGTTATCTTCGCACTTGCATAAAGCAATATCGAAAAATGGATCTGAGTTTCAGCAACGTACGTTAAAAGTCAGAGAAGCGAAACAAAAACAAGAGTCACTGACCACTAACGATCAAGACTGATCTCATTCATTTTATAACAGCTCGTTGTACACACTAACAGGGGTGGTGCCAATCAGGTTACCACCCCTTTTTTATTTCTACACGTTATCTTCGCACTTGCATAAAGCAATATCGAAAAATGGATCTGAGTTTCAGCAACGTACGTTAAAAGTCAGAGAAGCGAAACAAAAACAAGAGTCACTGACCACTAACGATCAAGACTGATCTCATTCATTTTATAACAGCTCGTTGTACACACTAACAGGGGTGGTGCCAATCAGGTTACCACCCCTTTTTTATTTCTACACGTTATCTTCGCACTTGCATAAAGCAATATCGAAAAATGGATCTGAGTTTCAGCAACGTACGTTAAAAGTCAGAGAAGCGAAACAAAAACAAGAGTCACTGACCACTAACGATCAAGACTGATCTCATTCATTTTATAACAGCTCGTTGTACACACTAACAGGGGTGGTGCCAATCAGGTTACCACCCCTTTTTTATTTCTACACGTTATCTTCGCACTTGCATAAAGCAATATCGAAAAATGGATCTGAGTTTCAGCAACGTACGTTAAAAGTCAGAGAAGCGAAACAAAAACAAGAGTCACTGACCACTAACGATCAAGACTGATCTCATTCATTTTATAACAGCTCGTTGTACACACTAACAGGGGTGGTGCCAATCAGGTTACCACCCCTTTTTTATTTCTACACGTTATCTTCGCACTTGCATAAAGCAATATCGAAAAATGGATCTGAGTTTCAGCAACGTACGTTAAAAGTCAGAGAAGCGAAACAAAAACAAGAGTCACTGACCACTAACGATCAAGACTGATCTCATTCATTTTATAACAGCTCGTTGTACACACTAACAGGGGTGGTGCCAATCAGGTTACCACCCCTTTTTTATTTCTACACGTTATCTTCGCACTTGCATAAAGCAATATCGAAAAATGGATCTGAGTTTCAGCAACGTACGTTAAAAGTCAGAGAAGCGAAACAAAAACAAGCGTCACTGATCACTAACGATCAAGGCTGATCAATCTGACGCCAGGTCTATCAATGTTATACGCCTGGGTTGCCGTCGCGTACCAATTCGTTACTCCTAACTCAACGCCATTGCACTGAACTGGCACCCCAGGCTCTTCAGCCATGCCCCCTTGCGCCAATAAAGACGTAACACGTCTGGCAATTGCAGCGCCTGAATCAATCAGGGTCACCGACTCAGAGATGGCCTCACTCAAAGGTTTCGCAATAATAGGAAAGTGCGTACACCCCAAGACTAAGTGATCCAACCCTGCGGCGAGTTCAAGTTGTTTGATCTCAGCGGCAAGCTGCTCACGGTCAATCTCACCGGACCAATAAAACTGTTCAGCCAGCTCAACCAATTTAGTCGACTGATACAAATCAACCTGGCATTCGTTCGCGAATTGCGTAATGAGCTGTTGGGTGTATGTATTTCCGGACGTTGCTGGCGTCGCCAGTAAGCCAATATGTCGACTACGACTGGCAATGGCTGCGGGCTTGATGGCAGGCACAACTCCAACAATCGGGATAGAGGTTAACTGACGCGTAGATTCCAATGCATAAGTTGAGGCGGTGTTGCATGCAATCACTATGATATCGACCGGATGCAAGTCACGATCGAGCCACTTGATCAGGGCGGCCAAACGCTGCTGAATAGTCTGCTGGGACTGTAAGCCATAAGGCAGCAGCACGTTGTCCATCACATAGCTATAATCGGCATGAGGCAGTACCGCACGAATGTGCTCAAGCACGCTGGTTCCACCGATACCAGAATCAAAAACGAGAATGTGTGGCACATGCGCTCCTTATTTACAGTTCGCGCGCAGTGTGCCACGGTCAGGGTTTAAAATAAATACTTGTGTCAGCTCAAACTGAATGGGTTCGGACGCGTTATTATACCTGCTGGTCTTGCTTCTCAGCTTGACGTGATTCCAGTGCGCTGAAGAAGCCTTCAGCATAATCCAGAAACTCATTCAGACGTGCCTGGCCTTCGTTGATCCACGCCATAATATCCGGTAACTGAGCTTCTATACCCAGTCCTTTCGCCTCATCATGGATCCCTTCCAAACGCTGATCCAATGGCTGTAATGCTTTTTCCAGATCTTTCATCGGATTACTTTGCTGATACTGAGCAATTGCTGCCGAGGTTTTAGTCTGGCGCAAGTCCATGGTGAAGTTGACGATTTGCTCACTGTTAATACCCAGCTCCTGCACTTTGGCAAAGGCATCGTCGTAATCACCGGCAAAAAAGGTGTCGCTGACATCACGGATATCTTTCATCATATCGTTGATGGCTGCCTGCTCATCTTCATTCAGATCGCCATTCACACTGATAGAAAAGTTAAGTTCACGACTGCTCTGCTCACCATAAGCAAATCCTTCACCGTCACCATTGCGTGCATAACTGGCAGCCTGAGATTGGCTCATCGCATCACTGAATGAAATCACCACCTCATCGCCTTCTGCTGTAGTAAAGGCGTATTCAGCCTGATTCGATAAGCTGGCAAACTGAGCGGCACTAACAGACACTTGCTGGGGCTTAGGATCAAACAACTCTTTTTCAAATTCGTCCAGGCCGTTAAAAATGCCTTCCCGGGACTTTTCTATCCCATCCTCAATTTCATCATTGAATAAACCGGTGCCTTTTAACTCTTCCGACGCTTCATCAATCCCCATCTGCACGCCCTTGCGTGCTTGATCAAGCATACTCTTGAGTGTGTCGTCATCTTCCCCTGCGGCTTTGGCTTTTTTCACTGCCCCCTGTACAAACCCCAGCACATTTTTGACAATTTCCTCAAAATCAAACAGCGGCTTGTCTTTTTCTTCTTTTTTCTCAATGCCCAGCGCCTGCGCCAGTTTATCATCGAGCATTTTTGCCGCTGCCTGAGATTTGTTTCCGTGGTAACTATCCGTATTAATTGACATATTAGGGATAAGCGATTTAGCTTTACCCGCGTTATGCTGCATCGCCGGATTCAACAGCTGATTCAACTGTCCGATTTTCATGTCTGCTCTCCGCTTTACTTGATAGTTGGTTATCGGCCAAAACGCCATAAGCTTAAGTCTATTGTACAATAAAAGAGCAAAAAGTTTTGCTCTGTGCTGGACAAATCGAAAGTGCATCCTAAAATAGCGCCTCTTTGCATTAACTATGGTGGTTTTAATATGGCGGTGATCACGATTGACACTTCGACCTACGAGCAACAGTTGAAAGAAAAACAACAGCGGATCAGTGCGCAATTTGCCCGCTTCGATGCGCCACAACTGGAAGTGTACGACTCCCCCAAAAGCCACTATCGTCAGCGTTGTGAATTCAGAGTCTGGCATGATGGTGACGATCTGTTCCACATCATGTTCGATCAGCAAACCAAAGAGAAGATCCGGGTCGATCAGTTTGATCCAGGTGCGCCTCTGGTCAATGAAATGATGCAGGTGATGATGGATAAACTGCGTCACAACGAGATCCTGCGCCGTAAACTGTTCCAAATTGACTATCTCACTACACTCAGTGGAGAAGTACTGATCAGCCTGCTTTACCACAAAGCACTGGATGATGCCTGGCAAGAAGCGATGCAAACGCTACGTCACGAGCTACAGCAGAGTTATAAAGTTGACTTTATCGGCCGAGCCAGAAAACAAAAAGTGGTATTTGGTGATGACTTTGTGACTGAGCGGCTGACGGTTAATGACAAGCAGTACACCTATCAGCAAGTCGAAAACAGCTTTACTCAACCCAATGCTGCAGTGAACGAGAAGATGCTGGCATGGGCACAAGACCTGTGCGCACCACTGCAAAACGACTTACTTGAACTGTATTGTGGCAATGGCAACTTTTCCATCGCCCTGGCGGGTCAATTTAATCGGGTATTAGCCACAGAAATTTCTAAATCTTCTGTACACTCAGCGCAGTACAATATCGCAGCCAATAAGGTAGATAACCTTGATATCATTCGTATGTCGAGTGAAGAATTTACGGCAGCGATGAAGGGCGAAAAACAGTTCTCACGCCTCAAAGGAATAGATCTGCACAGTTACAACTGCCAGACCATTCTGGTAGACCCGCCACGCGCAGGCATGGATGAATTAACCTGTAAACTGGTCAGCCAATACGACAACATCATTTATATTTCCTGCAACCCGGATACGCTGGAACGTGATTTGGAATTGCTATGTGAAACGCATCAGGTGTCGCGTATCGCTATCTTCGATCAGTTCCCTTACACCCACCATGTTGAATCGGGTGTCTTTCTGACCAGAAAGTAAATGCGCATGTGAGACACAAAAAAACCCGCGTATACCGCGGGTTTTTTCATTCTGGCAAATTAAGATTTTTTCGCCAGATAATTAATCAGTGCAGCAATGTCATCCGGTGACGTCACTCCCGACTCCCGCGACAAGATCAGCTTGTATTTACCATTGACGATAAACGTCGGTACACCACTCAATGCACCTTTGTCCTGCATTTGCTCTTGCGCACGTTTCATTTTCTTCGCTTTTGTGCGAACTGAGAAACTCTTATACAGTTTATCAAATTTCTCTGCAGACACGCCCTGTGCAACAAACAGATCTTTGATGTCTGCCACTTCGTTGAACTTACCGCGCTTACCATGCAAGTGCGCAAACATGGCCGATACAATCTTATCTTTTTGTGGCAACACTGATGCTGTCGCCAATGCCGTACTCATCATTTGCTGAATTTCAGGGTCCCTGACGCCAACAAAGTCGACGTGGCTCTTTTTGAACTTCACATCCTGATCCAGTTTTGGCTTAAACTCACCGATCAATGATTCAAAGTTATTACAGGCCGGGCAATAAAAAGAGAAGTACTCTGTCACTTCAGGTTTCTTTGTACCGCGTTCTGCAACCACTTCATAATGCTTGCCTTCCTGGAAGTTGGCAGCATTGGCCATTAAAGGCAGGAACAGCGCCAGTGCAGCGGCGCAAATAGATTTAAACATAGTCTGCTTCCCTTATTTTTCTAATAGGTGTTTAACCAGAGCATCAAGCTCAGCTTGGCTGCTCAGTTCTCTCAGGTTAATCTTATATTTGTCGTTCACAACAAAAGTTGGGACGCCCGTTAAGGCACCCGCTTTACTAAATGCATCTTGCTTCTCAACCATCGCTTTCTCAGCACTGATCACTGGCATGCTTGCCATAGCAGCATCGAACTGCTCAGCACTGATGCCATTCGCTTCCAGTAACTTTTTGACATCTTTTAAGTCTTTTAGTTGCACTTGCTGCACATGTATGGTGTTGAAGATCTGGTCGCTCACCTGCTGTGCTTTACCATGGTGTTTTGCAATGATGTAGGCATAACTCAGGTTGCTCTGTACTTCTGGTGCCAGGCCACCCAGGAAATTAACGTGGCTTTTTTCAAACACAGCACCTTGTGGCAGGCTTTTCTCCAGCGCTTTGGCAACCGGTTCGAACTGGAAGCAATGCGGGCAATAAAAAGAAAAGAACTCGGTGACTTTGGCCGATTCACTTTTTGTTGTCGTTAGCGTCTGATAGTGCTTACCATCCGTGAAGTCGGCTGCCATTGCCAACACTGGCATACACAACGCAATTAGCGCAACCTTGATCGATTTTAACATTACTATTCTCTCTAAATTTTTATGGATAAAGACTGATCGCCGCTTCATCCAGAGCGGCAAGTTGTTCTTTTAATGCCAGGATCTGCTGTTCCCAGTATTTGTCTGTTGCAAACCACGAAAAGTTCCGGGGAAATGCCGGATCATGCCAACGCTTAGCAAGCCATCCCATGTAATGCACCATACGCATGGCCCTCAGCGGCTCAATTAAGGCAAGCTCGCGCGCATCGAACGATGCAAACTCTTCATAGCC is a window encoding:
- a CDS encoding RNA recognition motif domain-containing protein gives rise to the protein MNILDRKTLFTVLLLAILSYALGHFVLLNSQVDPALLLALGIIIGGIASAFASSTGNTGSSSISGSVETTTLYVGNLPYRANEQVVRELFEEKGQVFSVRLLKDKNTGKRRGFGFVEMPQPDALKAINELNESEFQQRTLKVREAKQKQESLTTNDQD
- the murI gene encoding glutamate racemase, yielding MPHILVFDSGIGGTSVLEHIRAVLPHADYSYVMDNVLLPYGLQSQQTIQQRLAALIKWLDRDLHPVDIIVIACNTASTYALESTRQLTSIPIVGVVPAIKPAAIASRSRHIGLLATPATSGNTYTQQLITQFANECQVDLYQSTKLVELAEQFYWSGEIDREQLAAEIKQLELAAGLDHLVLGCTHFPIIAKPLSEAISESVTLIDSGAAIARRVTSLLAQGGMAEEPGVPVQCNGVELGVTNWYATATQAYNIDRPGVRLISLDR
- a CDS encoding DUF5610 domain-containing protein, translating into MKIGQLNQLLNPAMQHNAGKAKSLIPNMSINTDSYHGNKSQAAAKMLDDKLAQALGIEKKEEKDKPLFDFEEIVKNVLGFVQGAVKKAKAAGEDDDTLKSMLDQARKGVQMGIDEASEELKGTGLFNDEIEDGIEKSREGIFNGLDEFEKELFDPKPQQVSVSAAQFASLSNQAEYAFTTAEGDEVVISFSDAMSQSQAASYARNGDGEGFAYGEQSSRELNFSISVNGDLNEDEQAAINDMMKDIRDVSDTFFAGDYDDAFAKVQELGINSEQIVNFTMDLRQTKTSAAIAQYQQSNPMKDLEKALQPLDQRLEGIHDEAKGLGIEAQLPDIMAWINEGQARLNEFLDYAEGFFSALESRQAEKQDQQV
- the trmA gene encoding tRNA (uridine(54)-C5)-methyltransferase TrmA gives rise to the protein MAVITIDTSTYEQQLKEKQQRISAQFARFDAPQLEVYDSPKSHYRQRCEFRVWHDGDDLFHIMFDQQTKEKIRVDQFDPGAPLVNEMMQVMMDKLRHNEILRRKLFQIDYLTTLSGEVLISLLYHKALDDAWQEAMQTLRHELQQSYKVDFIGRARKQKVVFGDDFVTERLTVNDKQYTYQQVENSFTQPNAAVNEKMLAWAQDLCAPLQNDLLELYCGNGNFSIALAGQFNRVLATEISKSSVHSAQYNIAANKVDNLDIIRMSSEEFTAAMKGEKQFSRLKGIDLHSYNCQTILVDPPRAGMDELTCKLVSQYDNIIYISCNPDTLERDLELLCETHQVSRIAIFDQFPYTHHVESGVFLTRK
- a CDS encoding thiol:disulfide interchange protein DsbA/DsbL — protein: MFKSICAAALALFLPLMANAANFQEGKHYEVVAERGTKKPEVTEYFSFYCPACNNFESLIGEFKPKLDQDVKFKKSHVDFVGVRDPEIQQMMSTALATASVLPQKDKIVSAMFAHLHGKRGKFNEVADIKDLFVAQGVSAEKFDKLYKSFSVRTKAKKMKRAQEQMQDKGALSGVPTFIVNGKYKLILSRESGVTSPDDIAALINYLAKKS
- a CDS encoding thiol:disulfide interchange protein DsbA/DsbL is translated as MLKSIKVALIALCMPVLAMAADFTDGKHYQTLTTTKSESAKVTEFFSFYCPHCFQFEPVAKALEKSLPQGAVFEKSHVNFLGGLAPEVQSNLSYAYIIAKHHGKAQQVSDQIFNTIHVQQVQLKDLKDVKKLLEANGISAEQFDAAMASMPVISAEKAMVEKQDAFSKAGALTGVPTFVVNDKYKINLRELSSQAELDALVKHLLEK